In the genome of Mycoplasmopsis pulmonis, one region contains:
- a CDS encoding peroxiredoxin encodes MKTVFFKTNEYKLFANPIQVGDKLTFEATTTSLENYEFDVPGKLTVVSVFPAINTSVCDFQTQEISAIAKKYGDKLQVLTISVDLPFTLNEWCAAHGVNNIVPLSDHKKLVFGKRNGLLIEELGLLARTVIITDEKGIVKYIDINKNVHEQVDFDKFNKELEKYV; translated from the coding sequence ATGAAAACAGTTTTTTTTAAAACAAATGAATATAAATTATTTGCCAATCCTATTCAAGTAGGGGATAAATTAACATTTGAAGCAACTACAACTTCTTTAGAAAATTATGAATTTGATGTACCTGGAAAATTAACAGTTGTATCTGTATTTCCAGCTATAAACACAAGTGTATGTGATTTTCAAACACAAGAAATTAGTGCTATTGCAAAAAAATATGGAGATAAATTACAAGTTTTAACTATATCAGTTGACTTGCCTTTTACTTTAAATGAATGATGCGCAGCTCATGGAGTAAATAACATAGTTCCTCTTTCAGATCACAAAAAATTAGTTTTCGGAAAAAGAAATGGACTTTTAATTGAAGAGTTAGGACTTTTAGCAAGAACTGTAATTATCACAGATGAAAAAGGGATTGTTAAATATATAGACATTAACAAAAACGTTCATGAACAAGTTGATTTTGATAAATTTAACAAAGAACTAGAAAAATACGTTTAA
- a CDS encoding MAG5620 family putative phospho-sugar mutase, translated as MDRLNYWFDFYKKRPMTTWKLKRIRKNFDKTKEVFFTLPFFNKNGFYMKKGLGLSNFNEITFSLIVKAFCNLIDIKNNNKILVIENSNKSLDKYSTIAQEIFGAKNMEISVLDQPSQIQNIVSYAFQKINFDYGIFIQYDIIEKTYSVSFLDSKGYNIDLGFYGQILNEINNINFDQIKYHKKAPRIIKTKNLIDNFKDDSIAHFERKNDQRKLKVFIAKNNFSFENFTKRILGSMDIRYFSNTSKKNANFKIWKIFRKLKKIKFDLAFLTNSLGSDLDVVLNFNGKTRKLEKHQLLRIFLELYLMNKKLKQELTQMSFILIPSFLEKIFEPITQKYQVNLVQSDQVDHQNLKMKNFLFAINDDLEFNFNYKKIFFFNKFEFIVIFTELINYYKTQNGNVSNVVNFVKNIYPPLYFDKANLKVEQKTLNDFYQLIETKSEKNTLFQNLILIKSQNCVLIKENKIKSMIKLVYDEFEGKLQMEIFSWNDEENFVLAENLFSSILKFFKSYKG; from the coding sequence ATGGATAGATTAAATTATTGATTTGATTTTTATAAAAAAAGACCAATGACAACTTGAAAATTAAAAAGAATAAGAAAAAATTTTGATAAAACAAAAGAAGTGTTTTTTACTTTACCTTTTTTTAATAAAAATGGTTTTTATATGAAAAAAGGATTGGGTCTTTCTAATTTTAATGAAATAACTTTTTCACTAATTGTAAAAGCTTTTTGTAACTTAATTGATATAAAAAATAATAATAAAATTTTAGTTATAGAAAACTCAAATAAATCATTAGATAAATACTCAACAATTGCCCAAGAAATCTTTGGTGCTAAAAATATGGAAATTTCAGTTTTAGATCAACCGAGTCAAATACAAAATATTGTAAGTTATGCTTTTCAAAAAATAAATTTTGATTATGGGATTTTTATTCAATATGACATCATTGAAAAAACTTATTCAGTATCATTTTTAGATTCAAAAGGATACAACATTGATCTTGGTTTTTATGGGCAAATATTAAATGAAATAAATAACATAAATTTTGATCAAATAAAGTACCATAAAAAAGCACCTAGAATTATAAAAACAAAAAATTTAATAGACAATTTTAAAGATGATTCTATTGCACATTTTGAAAGAAAAAATGACCAAAGAAAATTAAAAGTTTTTATAGCAAAAAATAACTTCTCTTTTGAAAATTTTACTAAGAGAATTTTAGGATCAATGGATATAAGATATTTTTCAAATACAAGTAAGAAAAATGCAAATTTTAAAATTTGAAAAATCTTTAGAAAACTTAAAAAAATAAAGTTTGATTTAGCATTTTTAACTAACTCACTTGGTAGTGATTTAGATGTTGTTTTAAATTTCAATGGCAAAACTAGAAAACTTGAAAAACATCAACTTCTAAGAATTTTTTTAGAGCTCTATTTAATGAACAAAAAACTAAAACAAGAGTTAACACAAATGAGCTTTATTTTAATACCCTCTTTTTTAGAAAAAATCTTTGAACCTATAACACAAAAATATCAAGTTAATCTTGTTCAAAGTGATCAAGTAGATCATCAAAATTTAAAGATGAAAAATTTTCTTTTTGCAATTAACGATGATCTTGAATTTAACTTCAATTACAAGAAAATATTTTTCTTTAATAAATTTGAATTTATTGTTATTTTTACTGAATTAATTAATTACTATAAAACTCAAAATGGAAATGTATCTAATGTTGTAAATTTTGTTAAGAATATTTATCCACCACTTTATTTTGACAAAGCTAATTTAAAAGTTGAACAAAAAACATTAAATGATTTTTATCAATTAATTGAAACAAAAAGTGAAAAAAATACTTTATTCCAAAATTTAATTTTAATTAAAAGCCAAAATTGTGTTTTAATTAAAGAGAATAAAATAAAATCAATGATAAAACTTGTTTATGATGAATTTGAAGGAAAATTACAAATGGAAATTTTTTCTTGAAATGATGAAGAAAATTTTGTTTTAGCAGAAAATTTATTTAGTTCAATTTTGAAATTTTTTAAAAGTTATAAAGGATAA
- the uvrA gene encoding excinuclease ABC subunit UvrA, producing MSKVDFLHIKGARENNLKNVELTIPKNKLVIFTGLSGSGKSSLAFNTIYEEGRRRYVDSLSSYARQFLGGTSKPDVDSIEGLSPAISIEQKTTHNNPRSTVGTVTEIYDYLRLLYARIGKPFCPKHKIKIEGKTTKLIIEGIVDFPKNSKLIILSPVVELEKGTHQKLIAKLKTEGFLRLKINNEIVSLSDDKEINLDKNKRHSIDIVVDRIVLNEEKKLEISEAISIALEYGKGIVKVENVETGEIKIFSSNHSCPKGDFEMPKIETRLFSFNSPYGMCQNCKGLGVQLRGDYNLLVPDQNLSISEGAIKIFESTVNSSNQEWQEFEALLNYYGIDKNIPMRKLSESDRQIIKYGSKEEIDYIIKSQSNKFKRTKRIEGIIDKVERKYLETSSEGIRTWIKRYMSEFICNMCKGSRLNEHALAVKINGLNIWEISSLSINDVYEQSINLNLSDYEREITTLLISELTSRLSFLVDVGLDYLTLNRMAESLSGGEAQRIRLATQIGSNLTGVLYVLDEPSIGLHQKDNERLIKTLRKMVEIGNTLIVVEHDEDTMRASDFIVDIGPKAGSHGGEIVALGSVEDIIKNPISITGKYLSGEWQNATPKSRRSGSGNVIKITGASQNNIKKLDFKIPLGKFIGVTGVSGSGKSTLINQVLVNAIEKGIARDFSHDKNKNYEKIEGLLYIDKLIKISQSPIGRTPRSNPATYSSLFDDIREIFSNVPEAKARGYQKGRFSFNVPGGRCEKCSGDGSIKIEMFFLPNVYITCDHCDGKRYNEETLQIKYRSKSISDVLDMTVSDALAFFENRLIVKNKLQTLEDVGLGYIKLGQSSTTLSGGEAQRVKLASHLLKKSTGKTLYVLDEPTTGLHSHDVSLLLKVLNRLVDKGDTVIVIEHNLDVIKNCDYLIDLGPGGGVNGGKIIATGTPEQVAQIEKSYTGEFLKRVL from the coding sequence ATGTCGAAGGTAGATTTTTTACACATTAAAGGCGCAAGAGAAAACAATTTAAAAAATGTTGAATTAACAATTCCAAAAAATAAATTAGTTATCTTTACTGGACTTTCAGGATCTGGTAAATCTTCACTTGCTTTTAACACCATTTATGAAGAAGGAAGAAGAAGATATGTTGATTCACTTTCTTCTTATGCAAGACAATTTTTAGGTGGAACTTCCAAACCTGATGTTGATTCAATTGAAGGGCTTAGTCCTGCAATTTCAATAGAACAAAAAACAACTCACAATAATCCTCGTTCAACAGTAGGAACAGTTACTGAAATTTATGATTATCTAAGGCTTCTTTATGCTCGAATTGGAAAGCCTTTTTGTCCTAAACATAAAATCAAAATTGAAGGTAAAACAACAAAGCTTATTATTGAAGGTATTGTCGACTTTCCAAAAAATTCAAAACTAATCATTCTCTCACCTGTTGTTGAACTTGAAAAAGGAACTCATCAAAAGTTAATTGCAAAATTAAAAACTGAAGGATTTTTAAGATTAAAAATTAACAATGAAATTGTTTCACTTAGTGATGATAAAGAAATAAATCTTGACAAAAATAAAAGACACTCAATTGATATTGTTGTTGATCGTATTGTTTTAAATGAAGAAAAAAAATTAGAAATTTCTGAAGCCATTTCCATAGCTCTAGAATATGGAAAAGGCATAGTAAAAGTTGAAAATGTTGAAACAGGTGAAATCAAGATTTTTTCAAGCAATCATTCATGTCCAAAAGGCGATTTTGAAATGCCTAAAATTGAGACAAGACTTTTTTCATTTAACTCACCTTATGGTATGTGTCAAAATTGTAAGGGACTAGGTGTTCAACTTCGAGGAGATTATAATCTTTTAGTGCCTGATCAAAACCTTTCAATTAGTGAAGGAGCTATTAAAATTTTTGAATCAACTGTTAATTCATCAAATCAAGAATGACAAGAATTTGAAGCACTTTTAAACTACTATGGAATTGATAAAAACATACCAATGAGAAAGCTCTCTGAAAGCGATCGTCAAATCATAAAATATGGTTCAAAAGAAGAAATTGACTACATCATTAAAAGTCAAAGTAATAAATTCAAAAGAACAAAAAGAATTGAAGGAATTATTGACAAAGTTGAAAGAAAATATTTAGAAACTTCTTCAGAGGGAATCAGAACTTGAATCAAACGATATATGTCAGAGTTTATTTGTAACATGTGTAAAGGTTCAAGATTAAATGAGCATGCATTAGCAGTTAAAATTAATGGTTTAAATATATGAGAGATTTCTTCTCTTTCAATTAATGATGTTTATGAACAATCTATAAATTTGAATCTTAGTGATTATGAAAGAGAAATCACTACTTTGCTTATTTCAGAGCTTACTTCTAGACTTTCATTTTTAGTAGATGTGGGTCTTGATTATTTAACACTAAATAGAATGGCAGAGTCACTCTCTGGAGGAGAGGCTCAAAGGATAAGACTTGCCACTCAAATTGGTTCAAATTTAACTGGTGTTTTGTATGTTCTAGATGAGCCATCAATTGGACTTCATCAAAAGGACAATGAAAGGTTAATTAAAACACTTAGAAAAATGGTTGAAATAGGAAATACACTTATTGTTGTTGAACATGATGAAGACACTATGAGAGCTAGTGATTTTATAGTTGATATAGGACCTAAAGCAGGAAGTCATGGAGGAGAAATTGTTGCTCTAGGAAGTGTTGAAGATATCATTAAAAATCCTATTTCCATAACAGGTAAATACCTTTCGGGAGAGTGGCAAAATGCAACTCCTAAATCAAGAAGAAGTGGAAGTGGAAATGTAATTAAAATTACAGGAGCTTCTCAAAACAATATTAAGAAATTAGATTTTAAAATTCCTCTTGGTAAATTCATAGGTGTAACTGGAGTTTCAGGATCAGGAAAATCAACTTTAATTAATCAAGTTTTAGTCAATGCAATTGAAAAAGGAATTGCAAGGGATTTTTCTCATGATAAAAACAAAAACTACGAAAAAATTGAAGGACTTCTTTACATTGATAAACTAATCAAAATTAGTCAAAGTCCAATAGGAAGAACTCCTCGTTCAAACCCAGCTACATACTCATCACTTTTTGATGATATTAGAGAAATTTTTAGTAATGTTCCAGAGGCAAAAGCACGTGGCTATCAAAAAGGTAGATTTTCATTTAATGTCCCTGGTGGAAGATGTGAAAAATGCTCAGGAGATGGCTCTATAAAAATTGAGATGTTTTTCCTTCCAAATGTTTATATAACTTGTGATCATTGTGATGGAAAAAGATACAATGAAGAAACACTTCAAATCAAATATCGCTCAAAAAGTATTAGCGATGTTTTAGACATGACAGTTAGTGATGCTTTAGCTTTTTTTGAAAACAGATTAATTGTCAAAAATAAGCTTCAAACTTTAGAAGATGTAGGACTAGGATATATTAAATTAGGTCAGTCTTCAACAACACTTTCTGGTGGAGAGGCTCAAAGAGTTAAACTAGCTTCACATCTACTAAAAAAATCAACTGGAAAAACTCTTTATGTTTTAGATGAACCAACAACAGGGCTTCACTCTCATGATGTTTCACTACTTTTAAAAGTTTTAAATAGACTAGTAGACAAAGGTGATACAGTAATTGTAATTGAGCATAATTTAGATGTAATAAAAAATTGTGATTATCTAATAGATCTAGGCCCTGGTGGAGGAGTCAATGGTGGTAAAATTATAGCAACTGGAACTCCTGAACAAGTTGCTCAAATTGAAAAAAGCTACACAGGAGAGTTTTTAAAAAGAGTACTATAA
- the hprK gene encoding HPr(Ser) kinase/phosphatase: MKKKLFVSELIKHFDLEVLNHDFPEIEDREILTPSIKRLGLELSGHFIYDAISGVIVGWGTNESKFFEKIGSEKAKSSIEEIFSRKIPMLVLSKGFDKNYYSTIIEIANKHKTPVIFYKASLSEINTILGIYLLQYFAKKVQVHGTLVSVFGMGILIVGDSGLGKSEAALELVQKGHVLISDDAVLVSHYGNKYFGKAPYITKNLIEVRGLGLIDILSVHGLKSVLPECEINFVVELKDYEQNKSNFDRLGNKVLKYQIGEWKIPKIEIPIRQGRSVASLIEASANMFLSKLNGHDVLAMIQERSLNDE, translated from the coding sequence ATGAAGAAAAAACTATTTGTAAGCGAATTAATAAAACACTTTGATTTAGAAGTTTTAAATCATGATTTTCCAGAAATTGAAGATAGAGAAATTTTAACCCCTTCAATTAAAAGGCTTGGTCTAGAACTCTCTGGACATTTTATCTATGATGCAATTAGCGGTGTTATTGTTGGTTGAGGAACAAATGAAAGTAAATTTTTTGAAAAAATTGGAAGTGAAAAAGCTAAAAGTTCTATTGAAGAAATTTTTTCAAGAAAAATACCAATGCTAGTTCTTTCTAAAGGTTTTGACAAAAACTACTATTCAACAATTATTGAAATTGCTAATAAGCACAAAACACCTGTTATTTTTTACAAAGCTAGCCTTTCTGAAATCAACACTATTTTAGGAATTTACCTACTTCAATACTTTGCAAAAAAAGTTCAAGTTCACGGAACTTTAGTAAGTGTTTTTGGGATGGGAATTTTAATAGTTGGAGATTCTGGACTAGGAAAAAGTGAAGCTGCCCTTGAACTTGTTCAAAAAGGACATGTTTTAATTAGTGATGATGCTGTTTTGGTAAGTCACTATGGAAATAAATATTTCGGAAAAGCCCCTTACATAACTAAAAATTTAATTGAAGTAAGAGGGCTAGGTTTAATCGATATTTTAAGTGTTCATGGACTAAAGAGTGTTTTACCTGAGTGTGAAATTAATTTTGTAGTAGAATTAAAGGATTACGAACAAAACAAAAGTAATTTTGACCGGCTAGGTAATAAGGTGTTAAAATATCAAATCGGCGAATGAAAAATTCCTAAGATAGAAATTCCTATCCGGCAAGGAAGAAGTGTTGCTTCACTAATTGAAGCTTCAGCAAATATGTTTTTGTCCAAACTAAATGGACATGATGTTTTAGCTATGATCCAAGAAAGGAGCTTAAATGACGAGTAA
- the lgt gene encoding prolipoprotein diacylglyceryl transferase has protein sequence MTSNFFPYKEGTATFLIDPYVRVYPIAILMGMIISILTVAFFWRKEKFNFDHFFALLFIIIPSSIIGARLWFVFERLIYNPQNPFPGSAWYAIWEGGLSIQGGVALPAILSLVYIYFKRDYIDYRKALSMILPTVLIGQAIGRWGNFANHEVYGKIDPTGQSSLIFGEWLARHMFIYNANESAASAAFRYPLFLYESISSIIGYIIIVWIIQERNLLKPGSNGGLYFVYYGTVRLAMEPLREESYFYYSLAAMFSILIGGMMMIYFEIWANPSRYVKTKIGKFRYQYDWTKVVVDKKDKKIKFQSNNNKNKTEGKIKKYVTK, from the coding sequence ATGACGAGTAACTTTTTTCCTTATAAAGAAGGAACTGCTACTTTTTTAATTGATCCTTATGTTAGAGTCTATCCTATTGCAATTTTAATGGGTATGATTATTTCAATTTTAACAGTTGCTTTTTTTTGAAGAAAAGAAAAATTTAACTTTGACCATTTCTTTGCATTACTTTTTATTATTATTCCTAGCTCAATTATTGGTGCTAGGCTTTGATTTGTCTTTGAAAGACTAATTTATAATCCCCAAAATCCTTTCCCCGGCTCTGCTTGATATGCCATCTGAGAAGGAGGGCTATCAATTCAAGGTGGAGTTGCCCTTCCTGCTATTTTAAGCCTTGTCTACATTTACTTCAAAAGAGACTACATCGATTATCGAAAAGCTCTAAGTATGATTTTGCCAACAGTTCTAATTGGTCAGGCCATTGGACGATGAGGAAACTTTGCAAACCATGAAGTTTATGGAAAAATTGATCCAACAGGACAATCATCACTAATTTTTGGAGAGTGACTAGCAAGACATATGTTTATCTACAATGCAAATGAGTCTGCTGCAAGTGCTGCTTTTAGATATCCTTTATTCTTATATGAGTCTATTTCCTCAATTATTGGTTATATAATTATTGTGTGAATCATTCAAGAAAGAAACCTATTAAAACCTGGATCAAATGGAGGGCTATACTTTGTTTACTATGGAACCGTGCGTTTAGCAATGGAGCCTTTAAGAGAAGAGTCTTATTTTTACTACTCACTAGCTGCCATGTTTTCAATTTTAATTGGTGGAATGATGATGATTTACTTTGAAATTTGAGCAAATCCATCAAGGTATGTAAAAACTAAAATTGGTAAATTTAGATACCAATATGATTGAACAAAAGTTGTAGTTGATAAAAAGGATAAAAAAATTAAATTTCAAAGCAACAATAACAAAAACAAAACAGAAGGAAAGATAAAAAAATATGTCACAAAATAA
- a CDS encoding NAD(P)/FAD-dependent oxidoreductase — MSQNKIYDVAIIGAGPGALTAAIYTSRGNLDTVFIDNAAPGGKLIYASKIENWPGDTIVKGTDLAIRFFEHAQAFGAKYEYGKVVDLINIKDDLKELVLEDGKKIQAKSVIIASGMVSRKPREILNYDEFENRGVSYCVICDGPMYGHNPAIIIGGGNSAVEEGTFLSSIASKVYVIVRDSDFIAEKALVNDLKSRKNIEVLFNASVKELHGKDALEYAIVNHNGKEVKLEVASLFPYIGFLPSAEYAKNAGVLEPNGFIKTDEFMETKVPGIYAIGDIRIKDIRQILTATSDGTIAGKILTNRIKK; from the coding sequence ATGTCACAAAATAAAATCTATGATGTCGCAATTATTGGTGCAGGACCAGGTGCTTTAACCGCTGCAATTTATACTTCAAGAGGAAATTTAGATACTGTTTTTATTGACAATGCAGCTCCAGGGGGAAAATTAATTTATGCTTCAAAAATCGAAAACTGGCCTGGTGATACAATTGTTAAAGGAACAGATCTAGCTATTAGATTTTTTGAACATGCTCAAGCTTTTGGAGCTAAATATGAATATGGAAAAGTTGTTGATTTAATCAACATTAAGGATGATTTAAAAGAGTTAGTTCTTGAAGATGGAAAAAAAATTCAAGCTAAGTCAGTAATTATTGCCTCAGGAATGGTCTCAAGAAAACCAAGAGAAATTCTAAACTATGATGAATTTGAAAATAGAGGAGTAAGCTACTGTGTAATTTGTGATGGTCCTATGTATGGCCACAATCCAGCAATTATCATTGGTGGAGGAAACTCAGCTGTTGAAGAAGGTACATTTTTAAGCTCAATAGCTTCTAAAGTTTATGTAATTGTAAGAGATAGTGACTTTATTGCCGAAAAAGCTTTAGTAAATGATTTAAAAAGTAGAAAAAACATTGAAGTTCTTTTTAATGCAAGTGTTAAAGAACTTCATGGTAAAGATGCCTTAGAATATGCTATTGTAAATCACAATGGTAAAGAGGTTAAACTTGAAGTTGCTTCTCTTTTCCCATACATTGGATTTTTACCTTCAGCTGAATATGCTAAAAACGCAGGTGTGTTAGAGCCAAATGGTTTTATTAAAACTGATGAATTTATGGAAACTAAAGTTCCTGGAATTTATGCAATTGGAGATATAAGAATTAAAGATATTCGTCAAATTCTTACAGCTACCTCTGATGGAACAATTGCAGGAAAAATACTTACAAATAGAATTAAAAAATAA